A DNA window from Ornithobacterium rhinotracheale DSM 15997 contains the following coding sequences:
- the hemB gene encoding porphobilinogen synthase, with amino-acid sequence MYPYQRNRRTRSNEAIRNIVRETSLSTHDLMLPLFIMEGENLREEIPSMPGVYRITLDVLEKEIQEIWDLGIQAVNIYCKVPDELKDNEGTEALNPNGLMQRAIKTIKKAQKDMLVFTDVALDPVSSYGHDGIVENGEILNDETVEILAKMALSHAEAGADFIAPSDMMDGRVLAIREILEQNGFHNVGIMSYTAKYASSFYGPFRDALDSAPGFGDKKTYQMDYANVQEAYREADNDLIEGADILMVKPGMPYLDVLYRMKEYTKMPIAVYQVSGEYAMLKAAAEKGWLDFEKCLMESMYAFKRAGADLINTYYAKEVATILNRK; translated from the coding sequence ATGTATCCATATCAAAGAAATAGAAGAACTCGTAGCAACGAGGCGATTAGAAATATCGTAAGAGAAACAAGCCTAAGCACCCATGATTTAATGCTGCCGCTTTTCATCATGGAGGGCGAGAATTTAAGAGAAGAAATCCCTAGCATGCCAGGCGTTTATAGAATAACGCTCGATGTGCTGGAAAAAGAAATCCAAGAAATTTGGGATTTGGGCATTCAAGCCGTAAACATCTACTGCAAAGTGCCAGATGAGCTCAAAGACAACGAGGGTACCGAGGCTCTAAACCCTAATGGATTGATGCAACGCGCCATCAAAACCATTAAAAAAGCGCAAAAAGATATGCTCGTGTTTACCGATGTGGCACTTGACCCTGTCTCCTCTTACGGGCACGACGGAATTGTGGAAAATGGCGAAATCTTAAACGACGAAACGGTAGAAATTTTAGCTAAAATGGCACTTTCGCACGCCGAAGCTGGAGCCGATTTCATTGCCCCGTCCGACATGATGGATGGTCGCGTTTTAGCCATTCGTGAAATTTTAGAACAAAACGGATTCCACAATGTAGGTATCATGAGCTACACGGCAAAATACGCCAGCTCATTCTATGGGCCGTTCCGAGATGCGCTCGATTCTGCACCAGGATTTGGCGATAAAAAAACCTACCAAATGGATTATGCCAATGTGCAAGAAGCCTACCGCGAGGCAGATAATGACTTAATCGAGGGGGCAGACATCTTGATGGTGAAACCAGGCATGCCCTACCTAGATGTGCTTTATCGCATGAAAGAATATACCAAAATGCCAATTGCCGTGTACCAAGTAAGTGGCGAATATGCCATGCTGAAAGCTGCCGCAGAAAAAGGCTGGCTCGATTTTGAAAAATGCTTAATGGAATCCATGTATGCATTCAAACGCGCGGGTGCAGATTTAATCAACACCTATTATGCCAAAGAAGTGGCTACTATTTTGAATAGAAAATAG
- a CDS encoding gluconate 5-dehydrogenase → MTNFSLEGKTALVTGASYGIGYAIASALGKAGAKIVFNDINQDLVNQGLESYKNDGLEAYGYVCDVTDEDAVNELVATVEKEVGVIDILVNNAGIIKRVPMHEMSAAEFRKVIDVDLNAPFIVAKAVIPSMIKKGHGKIINICSMMSELGRETVSAYAAAKGGLKMLTRNIASEYGEHNIQCNGIGPGYIATPQTAPLREKQADGSRHPFDSFIIAKTPAARWGTPEDLQGPAVFLASDASNFVNGHVLYVDGGILAYIGKQPK, encoded by the coding sequence ATGACAAATTTCTCACTCGAAGGTAAAACTGCTCTTGTAACTGGAGCATCTTACGGAATTGGTTACGCTATCGCGTCTGCATTAGGAAAAGCTGGTGCAAAAATCGTTTTCAACGACATTAACCAAGATTTAGTAAACCAAGGTCTAGAGTCTTACAAAAACGACGGACTTGAGGCGTATGGTTATGTATGCGATGTTACAGACGAAGATGCTGTAAATGAGCTAGTAGCTACCGTAGAAAAAGAAGTAGGAGTAATCGACATTTTGGTAAACAACGCAGGAATCATCAAGCGTGTTCCTATGCACGAAATGAGTGCTGCTGAGTTCCGTAAAGTAATCGATGTGGACTTAAACGCTCCATTTATCGTGGCTAAAGCGGTAATCCCAAGCATGATCAAAAAAGGACACGGAAAAATCATCAACATCTGTTCTATGATGTCTGAGCTTGGTCGTGAAACTGTATCTGCTTACGCTGCTGCAAAAGGTGGTTTAAAAATGCTTACTCGCAACATCGCATCTGAGTATGGTGAGCACAACATTCAATGTAATGGTATCGGTCCTGGGTACATCGCTACTCCACAAACTGCTCCACTTCGTGAAAAACAAGCTGACGGAAGCCGCCACCCATTCGATTCATTCATTATCGCAAAAACTCCTGCCGCTAGATGGGGAACTCCAGAAGATTTACAAGGTCCTGCTGTGTTCTTAGCATCTGATGCCTCTAACTTCGTAAATGGGCATGTGCTTTATGTAGACGGTGGTATCTTAGCCTACATTGGAAAACAACCTAAATAA